Genomic window (Sediminispirochaeta smaragdinae DSM 11293):
TTTTTATATCGGCGGCGAAGGAACGGCAGGAAAGCCTGGATCATGTTTTTCTTTCAGGTCCCCCGGGACTGGGAAAAACGACCCTTGCCGGAATTCTCGCCAATGAGATGGGCGCCGAATTCAAGGTAACCAGCGCCCCGGCCCTGGAGAAACCCAAGGACCTTGCGGGTATTCTCACCACCCTTGGCGAGGGGAATGTTTTTTTTATCGATGAGGTGCACAGGCTCAAACCGGCCCTCGAAGAGATGCTCTACATTGCCATGGAGGATTACGAGATCGATTGGATTGTGGGGCAGGGGCCTGCGGCCCGGACCATACGGATTCCCCTTCCGCCCTTTACCCTTATCGGAGCCACCACGAAAGCGGGACAGGTAACAGGGCCCCTGTTTTCCCGTTTCGGCATCACGGTCAGAATGGACTTCTATACCGAGGCGGATTTGAAGGCCATCATCGCCCGTTCTGCATCGATTTTGTCGGTTTCAATCGGCGACGATGCGGTTGCAGCCATCGCACAATGCTCACGGGGAACGCCGAGGGTTGCCAATCGTTTGCTTCGAAGAATGCGCGATTTCGCCCAGATCCTTGGAAACGGTTCTATCGATGCCGGAATCGTATCAGAAGGCTTGAAGCGGCTGGAGATCGACCATTTCGGGCTTGAAAAGCATGACAGAGAAATCTTACGTACCATTATCGAACAGTACGACGGCGGACCTGTGGGTGCGGAAACCCTGGCCATCAGTGTTGGCGAGGCGGTGGAAAGCCTTGAAGACTTTTACGAGCCATTTCTTATCCAACGAGGCTTTCTCCAGCGTACTCCCCGGGGAAGAACGGCGACTCCTCTTGCTTATCAACATCTTGGTATAGACCCAAACACAGGAAGGAGTAAGAAGGTTGAAGACCAGCGATTTCTCTTTTGATCTTCCCGAAGAATTAATAGCACAAACCCCATCGGAAAAGCGGGGGGCAAGCAGGATGCTGGTTGTCGATCGAAAAAGCGGAACCTTTCGTCACCTCCACACCTCGGATTTCCCGGAGATTGTGGAAGATGATGTCTTGCTTGTTGTAAACGATTCAAAGGTGCGTAAAGCACGCTTATTCGGCAGCTCCGAGACCGGGGGAAAGGTTGAATTTCTCCTCCTCCATCCCGATTCTCAGGATCATTGTCTCTGGACTGCAATGGTCTCAAAGGCAAAAAAACAGCGTCCCGGCAAGCGCTTC
Coding sequences:
- the ruvB gene encoding Holliday junction branch migration DNA helicase RuvB, yielding MSDNNSDSFLEAEYREEDALEGRLRPQRLKEFQGQRALKENLSVFISAAKERQESLDHVFLSGPPGLGKTTLAGILANEMGAEFKVTSAPALEKPKDLAGILTTLGEGNVFFIDEVHRLKPALEEMLYIAMEDYEIDWIVGQGPAARTIRIPLPPFTLIGATTKAGQVTGPLFSRFGITVRMDFYTEADLKAIIARSASILSVSIGDDAVAAIAQCSRGTPRVANRLLRRMRDFAQILGNGSIDAGIVSEGLKRLEIDHFGLEKHDREILRTIIEQYDGGPVGAETLAISVGEAVESLEDFYEPFLIQRGFLQRTPRGRTATPLAYQHLGIDPNTGRSKKVEDQRFLF